CTCTAGTGTGATGGAATCAATAAACAATTTTAATTTAAAGTGCCTTTCTCTTTGAAATAATGTTTCTCATGTCCATTGCTTGCTAATTGAGAACAGGTGGTGTGCAGTCTGTAGTAAAAATGACTACGTTTCAGTTAATTCTTTGGTTCATCTTTTACCTTTGCTACTGGTTCCAAATAAAAGTTTGGTCTACGTAAGCATTTGTGAAGGGGTGAGTGCTCAGACATTCCTCATATGTTCATACTTTAGATGTAGGCATGCATTGTATACAGTGGGACTGTCTTCAACCTCAGTCTAAGTTGTTGGTGAGTAAGCTAACATATAGGTACTTGTGTTTAGATGGTCAGACCATGGCTCATTTAGCTATTAGACTTGAGTGACCTTTTGGTTTCGAACTTTCATTTGGCCCAATGTCTTAGCAGAAGCACTACAAAAGCACTAAAGATGGCGCCTCTGGTAGCTCTGTTCCAAATCGCACTACAAGAATGGCAGAACTGGAGTCTCCCAAACCCGCTACACTCCTAGGGATGCTATGCCTATATACAGTGGAAATGCTCCCAATGACTGAAGTTGGCATATTTGATCCAAGCATATACCCACCACTAAAGGATCCTACAAAATAACACCACTTTAGTCTGGTCTGTACTTTGAATTAACTCTCTGAATTTCAAGTCTTTTGTACTAACCATGTATCTGCCAACAGGAATCTAATGGTGGCTTCATCCTTCAGAAGCGTATGGGTGGACTTTTTCTATAATGTCAAATTGATGAAATAAGATTCTGACATTGTTCTAATTTCTTTCAGATGTCAGTCTTTTGTTTTGACCAGGTTGTTCCCAGTGTTCTTGCTACTCTTGCATGACTGAATCAATACACAATTTTACTTTCCTATATCTAGAGTCTTTGCAATACTAGGGTACTCTTGTGCTTTCTGATTTCAAACAGATGGTGTGGGTTAACAGTACAGTTGGCAGTAAAAGAGAATGTGGTTCAGtcttcaaatatattttttttttaacctttgctACTGGTTGTTCAAATTCCAAGTTTGGCGCTACATTAGAGTAGTGGTTAAATGTCAGACCTTCCTCATGTTcatacaaaagtatgttgacaACCCTTTAAATTACTGGATTCGGCATTTCGGACACACCCGTTGCTAACgcatataaaatcgagcacaaagcCACTTAATCTCCATATTCAAACATTGGCAGAAGGGCCTTGAGCTCTGACCTTCAACGTGGCAGTCATAGGATGACACTTcccaagtcagtttgtcaaatctcCACCCTGTTAAAACGATCCCCGGTCAAATAAGTCCTGTTAATGTGATGGGCCACACAATCTCAGAACAGGGATGTagtcatctgtcctcggttgcaacacttagcgttccaaactgcctctggaagcattgTCGGCACAAACTtttcaggagcttcatgaagtgTTTCGATGAATgaacagctgcacacaagcctacaATCAATATGTGCAATTCCACTTGTCTGCAGGAGTGGTGTCAAAGCTCGGTGATATTGGACTCAAGTGCAAGGGAAGTGAGTTCTCTGGGGATACTGATCACTCCATCTGGCaggatgaatctgggttttaCGTACGCCAGGAGAACGCTCCCTGCCcgactgcatagtgccaactaatgtttggtggaggaataatggtctggggcagttttgGTGGTTTGGGCTAGACCGctaagttccagtgaagggaaatcttaacgctacagcgtacaataacattctagacaattctgtgcttccaactttgacaACAGTTTGGgagaaggacctttcctgtttcagtatgacaatgcccctgtgcacaacgcaaggtccatacagaaacagTTTGCGATTGGTGTGGAAAGAATTTGATGGGCCTGCaaagagccttgacctcaaccctatcgaacacctttgggatgaattggaacgctgactgcgagccaggcttaatcaACCAACATCAGTTTCTGACCTCATTAACGCTTTATGCATCACATTTTGCCACAAGTCCGAATCCAGGGGGTGAGTAatatatggaatcaagtagtaacctaaacaaatctaaatatttttggcattcttcaaagtagccaccctttgccttgacagctttgcgcactcttggcattctctcaaccagcttcatgaggtattcacttggaatgcatttcaattagagTGACCcagaacattttttttatatgCCAGCTCAAGTAGGCTTTTCACTTTGcttatgtatttatttagcaaacACAATCACTCCGGACAGACAATTAACTTGTAAAAATGTAACAGCATCGGCTATTCCTAAAgagatctgacatgctgtatgggaTGAACACAAGATGATTTTTCAGTCATATAGGCTAATAATAGCAGCTGCGTACAGCCTATGCGCcatgtccatctggtcagggtaagcaaattggtaacgttatgtatttattgttcatttgtgtgtcaggagaaaatgtgaTTAAATTTGGTTTATATTCAAACTTGGGCTGGCCAGGCTGCCTATATGTTTTCAATCCAAAATTAGTAACTGGAATGAATCGATcaacataatagtgatgacagatgtgagtgttTTATTAGGCTTACCGTTGCATAGCTCTGCATGATGCAAACAGGGCTGGCCCTCCCATTAGGCAAGATTATGCGGCCGTCATTTTGGCAATTGGCTGCCACCCTCCGGTGCCCCTGATCGGCTTCTAAACCGCCCAGAATCTTATTTCATCAATTTGACATTATAGAAAAAGTCCACCCATACGCTTCTGAAGGATGAAGCCACCATTAGATTCCTGTTGGCAGATACATGGTTAGTACAAAAGACTTGAAATTCAGAGAGTTAATTCAAAGTACAGACCAGACTAAAGTGGTGTTATTTTGTAGGATCCTTTAGTGGTGGGTATATGCTTGGATCAAATATGCCAACTTCAGTCATTGGGAGCATTTCCACTGTATATAGGCATAGCATCCCTAGGAGTGTAGCGGGTTTGGGAGACTCCAGTTCTGCCATTCTTGTAGTGCGATTTGGAACAGAGCTACCAGAGGCGCCATCTTTAGTGCTTTTGTAGTGCTTCTGCTAAGACATTGGGCCAAATGAAAGTTCGAAACCAAAAGGTCACTCAAGTCTAATAGCTAAATGAGCCATGGTCTGACCATCTAAACACAAGTACCTATATGTTAGCTTACTCACCAACAACTTAGACTGAGGTTGAAGACAGTCCCACTATACAATGCATGCCTACATCTAAAGTATGAACATATGAGGAATGTCTGAGCACTCACCCCTTCACAAATGCTTACGTAGACCAAACTTTTATTTGGAACCAGTAGCAAAGGTAAAAGATGATCCAAGGAATTAACTGAAACGTAGTCATTTTTACTACGGACTGCACACCACCTGTTCTCAATTAGCAAGCAATGGACATGAGAAACATTATTTCAAAGAGAAAGGCACTTTAAATTAAAATTGTTTATTGATTCCATCACACTAGAGTAGCAAGAGCACCAGCAACTTCCTGGTCTAAAAAGCAGAAAGAAATGCAAACAATGTCAGCAACACAGAATGTTAAGTAACCAAtgtcaaaaacaatactcacCATTAGAGCTTCTAGAGGATGAATCCATTATATTTTCCTGTTGATAGATATATGGTTAGTACAAAGGCCTTCAAATTCAGAGAGCAAAGTTCAGAGCAGGTTAAAGTGAACCATTACCTTGCAGAATCCTTCACTAGTGTTGGATATATGCTTGGTGCACCAATGCTAACATAACCGTCCTTGGGAGCATTTCCACTGTCAACAGGCATTGCCTCCCTAGGAGTGTAGCCGATTTGGGAGACTCCAGTTCTGCCATTCTTGTAGTGCGATTTGGAACTGTAGGAAGAGATTGGGATGACACCCGACTGTTCAACAATGCTGGCCTGAGAACTACCAGAGGCCCCATCTTCAGTGCTTTCGTAGTGCTTCTGCTGAGAATTTGGGGCCAGTTGCTGCTGGGAAATTTGGGCTACATGCCAAAATTGCTGAGGAATGGGGTTGGGTTGCTGCTGGGCCATTTGAGCTGGATACCTCACTTGCTGAGGTTCGACGACCAGTTCCTTCTGCTGCTCAACTGCCAGTTCCTTCTGCTGCTGGGGAAATTGAGATGGATGCCACACGAGCGGAGGCTGCTGGAGAATGGCGGCCAGATGATTCTCCTGTTGAGGTTCAGTGGCCGGTTGCTTCTGCTGCAGGGGCATTTGAGCTGGATGCCACGCTTGCTCGGACGTGGTGGGTGGTTGCTTCTGCTGCTGAGGTTCAGTGGCTGTTCGATTCTTGGACATTTGAGCTGGATGCCACACCAGCTGAGGTTGCTGAGCTATGGGGGCCAGTTGCTTCTGCTGGGGAAATTGAGCTGGATGCCAAACTTGCTGTGGCATGGCAGTCAGTTCCTTCTGCTGAAGTTCAGGGGCAGGTTGCTTCTGATGCAGGGGCATTTGAGAAagatgccacacttgctggggcacggcGGTCGGTTGCTTCTGCAGTGTGTGAAATGGATTCCACACTTGCTGGGGCATTGCAGTCGGTTGCTTCTGGGGCATTTGAGCTGGATGCCGCACTTGCTGGGGCACGGCGGTCGGATGCTTCTGCTGCAGGGGCATTTGAGctggatgccacacttgctggggcatGGCAGTCGGTTGCTTCTGGGGCATTTGAGCTGGATGCCGCACTTGCTGGGGTACAGCGGTTGGTTGATTCTGCTGCAGGGGCATTTGAGctggatgccacacttgctggggcacggcGGTTGGTTGCTTCTGCAGGGGCATTTGAGAaggatgccacacttgctggggcacggcggtcggttgcttctgctgcaggggcatttgagaaggatgccacacttgctggggcacggTCGGTTGCTTCTGCTCAGGGGCATTTGAGCTTCTGCTGGGGCATTGGCAGTCGGTTGCTTCTGGGGCATTTGAGctggatgccacacttgctggggcacggcggtcggttgcttctgctgcaggggcatttgagctggatgccacacttgctggggcatGGTGGTCGGTTGCTTCTGGCAGGGGCATTTGAGCTGGGTTGCTTCTGCTGCAGGGGCATTTGAGAaggatgccacacttgctggggcttctgctgcaggggcatttgagctggatgccacacttgctggggcatGGTGGGTCGGTTGCTTCTGCTGCAGGGGCATTTGAGctggatgccacacttgctggggcacggcGGTCGGTTGCTTTTGCAGCATTTGATTaggatgccacacttgctggggcacggcGGTCGGTTGCTTTTGCAGCATTTGATTaggatgccacacttgctggggcacggcGGTTGGTTGCTTCTGCTGCAGGGGCATTAGAGcaggatgccacacttgctggggcacggcGGTCGGTTGCTTCTGCTGCAGGTGCATTTGAGCAGGATGCCACACTTGCTTGGGCACGGCGGTCGGTTGCTTTTGCAGCATTTGATTaggatgccacacttgctggggcacggcggtcggttgcttctgctgcaggggcatttgagcaggatgccacacttgctggggcacggcggtcggttgcttttgctgcaggggcatttgagctggatgccacacttgctggggcacggcGGTCGGTTGCTTCTGGGGCATTTGAGCTGGATGCCATACTTGCTGGGGCACGGCGGTCGGTGGTTGTGGCAGCATTGGAGCGtgatgccacacttgctggggcacggTGGGAATTTGCTTCTGCTGCAGGGGCATTTGAActggatgccacacttgctggggcacggcGGTCTGTTGCTTATGCGTCAGCATGTGAGCTTGATGCCACGGCGGTCGGTTGCTTCTGCTTCAGCATGTGAGctggatgccacacttgctggggcacaGTTGTCGGTTGCTTATGCGTCAGCATGTGAGCTtgatgccacacttgctggggcacggcGGTCGGTTGCTTCTGCTTCAGCATGTGAGctggatgccacacttgctggggcacaGTTGTCGGTTGCCACTGCGGCTGAGCTTCTGCGGCTGATTGCTTCTGATGCAGAGGCATTTGAACGGGATACCACACTTGCTGAGGTTGCTGGGACATGGCGGCCAGATGTTTCTGTTGCGCTTGCATTTGAGATTTATAATTGCCATATCCTAGAGACCGAAGTGATCCTGCATAGAGCCATGCTGCATTAGAATCCAGTGCAGGAGACCAATCACCTAGGTACAAAATATAAACTGTAAAATGCCAGCATTTGAAGGTTATGGAACTGCGTAGCTGTTATTTGAAATGAACTCACCTTCTGATGTAGAACACATTATCCCTCCAATTAGCAGGCAACAAAGCCAAGAAACGCTTAAGGAAAAAGAATGTGTTATAAACATAGCTACCTGTAACACCTGAAGGACAAGGGAAACAAACTAAATCAATACTTAAAAACATACCTGAAAACGATTCCAATCACAGCCATTTCGCCCTCAAAACCTCACCAGTATTCAGAAATAATGGTAGGCATACGTCCTACCAGAATATCCCTTTTACTATATTTGCCAGATGTTTGGTTGCTCCTTTTAAAGGAATCCCAGACCCTTCTAATGTCATTGGCTAATTAAGGACAGCTGTCAGCCACTGAACTACATTCAATTTCTATTTCCAAATTGACCCCTAAATCCTACACCTTGATCTAAACACAAGGATTTAATAGGGATAAGCAATATGGCCACAATTGCATCCAGCCTATCAGAAGGCAAGGTGAAGCAATTAACATATTGCTTTACCCTATCTGATCATTTCAAATGCCCATAAGTGACTAAGTGGTAGGTGTAGGAgctaggggttgatttggaatGCAGAAATTTACTCAGGTCTGGTTGATTCTCTAATTGAGATCCTGACAGGTTTGACAGCCCTTACTCTAAAGCACGCGTCAAACTCATTACACGGAGTGCCGAGTGTTTGCGGATTTTCACTCCTTCCTTGTACTTGATGGCTGAATTAAGTCCACTAATTACTCCCCTCACCTACAGTAGTTGTCTTGGTCTTaaatgaaaggaaaaaacaaaaacctagccctccatggaatgagtttgacacccctgctctaaaGTAGGAAACACATTTTGTCTTGGCACTTCATTGATCGGTTTAAATTATTGCTTGTACAAAATTCACTTTGTTCATTTGAAGATTAGAGGCTGAATGAGCAGTTAGGCACCATTATTTTACACATGCCTTCTTTAAAACCGTGTGTTTCATTCAGCATAGCAACATTAGATGGATAAGTTTCATTTGCACAAAGTGCAACATCTTAGACAAATTCTGATATCAGACAGACACCAATTAAACACTCATGTTATGCTTTTGATGATCTGAGTCTTTAATTTTTCAGGGGCAAACATACAGTAGGGCTCGTTTGAGTGGTAAAGGCTAAAGCAACTGACTGTAGACCAAAGTCAAGAAGTAAAGTCAGGAGAGGTGCATCTGCGACAACCGAAAGTCGGATACTAACGTcattttccaacagcaaggctcagatctccatggcagtgttgccattgtttataAAAGGTTTACTTTATAATGTAAAACTGTGCTTTGACATATGCATTGATGGGTCTCAGATTTTTAGACTGGGTATCTCTAAAATGCTTTGTGACTACTGCTGATGCAAAAAAGGGCTTTTAAGAAATACATATGGTTGATTGACAGATTTGTATTATTATaaaaataatataacaatatTAATATTATCATCATaatctttattattattatgttacagGTGAGACATACCCAGAAATGTCAACATCTTGGCAAGTGTTCAAATCTGTACAGCAGCCCCAGACAATCATGTACAGTAGCTCCAACTTACAAGAATGGGTTTACAAGGCAGTGATGAAAAAAGTTTATATGAGCACTAATTAAAACATACAATGATATATATGTGATACAATTACCCATTCAAAACTGTTGTTACAAAATCACTTCTCATTGTGTTCATTTCAAGGTTTCACAAACATAAAACAACTATCTAGTTAATGTTTCTCCGACTAACACACTGTTGAGTTTCCTATTTACTAAAGAACAGTCATTAAGACAAAACACAAAGAGTTGTAATATAATCTGTATACATGTCATTCTATACAGAAGACAGGTACATTCTGAAAGATTTTTGATGATGTTAATGTGATAACACATTCTTTATTCATCTCTCAATTTAGGATAatatcatttattttttactttactgAAATTGTATTATTTATGTTGTCTCATACCATGACAATACACTACCAAGCAATGCAAGCAGATGTGGAATTAACCCCATAACAGTTGTGTGTCTTTTTGGCTCAAGAATTGATCAAGAATACCAATAGGCTTGATCAGATCCTCTTTCCTATGCAGGCACCATATAATGCACAGCCACATGCAAATCCATAAACTCCCCAATAGAACGTTGAAAACCTTAACATGACTACTGGCAATGTCATTATTTTTGTCACCATCCATCAATTGTTGAATTGTGTAATTTCTTCTTTGTAAATGCACCGAGCCTCCAAGGGCTGGAGTCTATCAACGTAGTAAATTAAAAAGACCCAAATAAAACGTATGTGAAAAGATGTGGTCAAAGTATAAAACGTTGCTGTTTTGTTACAACAACCAAGTTTTCCTAACATTTGCCATAACTAGCAAGCCTTACATCCTGAATGAATATGGGCTCCCAAATATGCACCTGGGAACACATGGGAGGGGTGGGACCACATGCACTTTTAAGTAATTGAGCCTAGAACAGCATTTCTATATTGTAATTAAAATCATTGACCCATAAGAGAACACATGACCAAAGCAAAGCGTGAGCCATATATAATTAAAACAACATTATTCTTAATGAGAAATATAATCGAATAAACAAATGTTTGCATAACGAAAGACATGAAAACTGTCTCCAACAATGTATTTAGCTATGTATAAAACTTTCATATTGGCAGTAAGGTCATTAAGAATAGCTATAGACAGTAGTTCTTGTGGGAGGTTCAGGGATAAATATAGTGAAGGATCATGAATGTTAAAGATTTGTTCACCTTGGGGATTTTGAAAGAGGGGGATTAGAACCCCAAAGTAATAGTGATAAGAAATATCATAAAGGTCATTTCAGATTCAGGTTTAGGGGGGTAATAAAATCTTGGAAACACCTATTCACTCTATGTGTATCATAAACATGTCCAGACATAGAGAATGATCACATCAAGAAGGTGTAACAGTGATGAATGGCTATTCAATGTACAACAGTAGTCTTCTGTAACAAGCAATATGTATTAAATATGTTTACATACATCCATGACTGAATGGTTTCACAAACGCCTTTAAAGGTTTTGTAAGTAAGTTGTAACAGGCCTCATTCAGCAGTCTGAATTAACCTAGAGACACCAAAACATCCATGTTTAGAGAAGCTTGGAGATTATTCCACAAGTAAGGGGCAAAGAGCTGATTTACTGAACTCTGTACAGACCAAAAGAATTTCCAGAGTTAGCAATCCATGAGACTGTGTATGATAACCCTGACTCGTACGTCTAATGGTTATTGTAGATGTTagctacagagggagtttacagTATGTAAAATAGCTTTATAAAGACAAAGAGAGCAACGAATTGACCTACGTGACCTCAAAGAGGGTCAGCCTACTTTATGATAGAGAATGCAGGGATGTGTACTGAACCTGTACCCATAATAAAACAAAGTGCTCTAggctttaatgaagtggcagctgcattcatatagaTGATTTTGCAATAGTCTAGGACCAGTAAGAACATTGATTGAATTATATGTTTTGTACTATTTTAAGCGAGAGGCCAGACCTATTTCTATAGAAGAAGCCCCTTTTATTTTCAGCATCTTAATTAATTCATGTTTTTCAAAAAGACAACTTAACGTATATACTGATACACCGTACCAGGTACGTACACTTCAATCATTAGAATCATTTTTGTGTACTCTAGAAAACATATACTTAGTTTTCCATGAATTCAATAATAATTTAAGGTCAATAAAGGTGTTCTGCAAAATAATGAAAGCCTAATGTAGatcagatagagcctgatcagcagGGCGGGGCAATTGAGTACACAACggtatcatctgcatacaggtGCAGGTAAAACTTtgtcattatatttatatttttctgaCAAAATATTAATACAATAGTTGTTTAGACATTCTAACATATAACAATATCTAGATACTAAAAAATGTATATGCAACATTTGAACAACAATTTCGACCCCCCTCGGGTGATGTATACAACTTCACGATACATTGGCTATTTTAGTATTCCTTTTTTTATTGAGTCGTTTTTTATTTACATGTAATCTGTCTTCACAACCAAATGCATACAACTGTTTCCATTCCCCCATGGCTATATAAACTGAACTCACGGTTTCATTTGCGTTATGATTTAGAATTGAAAGTTTCTACCGtgcctctctgcagatcctctcaagctctgtcaggttggatgaggagctttgctggacagctattttcagggctctccagagatgtttgatcgggtttaagtccgggctatggctgggccactcaatggtgccaggtttcctccagacgtgacgcttgccaTTCAAtccaaagagttcattcttggtttaatcagaccagagaatcttgttcatGGTTTTAGAGTCTTTAGGTGtttttaggcaaactccaagccggctgtgatgtgctttttactgaggagaggcttccacctctccacactaccataaagccctgattggtggagtgctgcagagatggaactctagagctctgtcagagtgacaatcgggttcttgatcacctccctgaccaaggcccttctcccccgattgctcagtttggcccggcggccagctctaggaagagtcttggtggttccaaagctCTT
The DNA window shown above is from Oncorhynchus tshawytscha isolate Ot180627B unplaced genomic scaffold, Otsh_v2.0 Un_contig_4717_pilon_pilon, whole genome shotgun sequence and carries:
- the LOC112230459 gene encoding mediator of RNA polymerase II transcription subunit 15-like isoform X1 — protein: MAVIGIVFSVSWLCCLLIGGIMCSTSEGDWSPALDSNAAWLYAGSLRSLGYGNYKSQMQAQQKHLAAMSQQPQQVWYPVQMPLHQKQSAAEAQPQWQPTTVPQQVWHPAHMLKQKQPTAVPQQVWHQAHMLTHKQQTAVPQQVWHPVQMPLQQKQIPTVPQQVWHHAPMLPQPPTAVPQQVWHPAQMPQKQPTAVPQQVWHPAQMPLQQKQPTAVPQQVWHPAQMPLQQKQPTAVPQQVWHPAQMPLQQKQPTAVPQQVWHPAQMPQKQPTAMPQQVWHPSQMPLQQKQPTAVPQQVWHPSQMPLQKQPTAVPQQVWHPAQMPLQQNQPTAVPQQVRHPAQMPQKQPTAMPQQVWHPAQMPLQQKHPTAVPQQVRHPAQMPQKQPTAMPQQVWNPFHTLQKQPTAVPQQVWHLSQMPLHQKQPAPELQQKELTAMPQQVWHPAQFPQQKQLAPIAQQPQLVWHPAQMSKNRTATEPQQQKQPPTTSEQAWHPAQMPLQQKQPATEPQQENHLAAILQQPPLVWHPSQFPQQQKELAVEQQKELVVEPQQVRYPAQMAQQQPNPIPQQFWHVAQISQQQLAPNSQQKHYESTEDGASGSSQASIVEQSGVIPISSYSSKSHYKNGRTGVSQIGYTPREAMPVDSGNAPKDGYVSIGAPSIYPTLVKDSARKI
- the LOC112230459 gene encoding mediator of RNA polymerase II transcription subunit 15-like isoform X6, whose amino-acid sequence is MAVIGIVFSVSWLCCLLIGGIMCSTSEGDWSPALDSNAAWLYAGSLRSLGYGNYKSQMQAQQKHLAAMSQQPQQVWYPVQMPLHQKQSAAEAQPQWQPTTVPQQVWHPAHMLKQKQPTAVPQQVWHQAHMLTHKQQTAVPQQVWHPVQMPLQQKQIPTVPQQVWHHAPMLPQPPTAVPQQVWHPAQMPQKQPTAVPQQVWHPAQMPLQQKQPTAVPQQVWHPAQMPLQQKQPTAVPQQVWHPAQMPLQQKQPTAVPQQVWHPAQMPQKQPTAMPQQVWHPSQMPLQQKQPTAVPQQVWHPAQMPLQQKHPTAVPQQVRHPAQMPQKQPTAMPQQVWNPFHTLQKQPTAVPQQVWHLSQMPLHQKQPAPELQQKELTAMPQQVWHPAQFPQQKQLAPIAQQPQLVWHPAQMSKNRTATEPQQQKQPPTTSEQAWHPAQMPLQQKQPATEPQQENHLAAILQQPPLVWHPSQFPQQQKELAVEQQKELVVEPQQVRYPAQMAQQQPNPIPQQFWHVAQISQQQLAPNSQQKHYESTEDGASGSSQASIVEQSGVIPISSYSSKSHYKNGRTGVSQIGYTPREAMPVDSGNAPKDGYVSIGAPSIYPTLVKDSARKI
- the LOC112230459 gene encoding mediator of RNA polymerase II transcription subunit 15-like isoform X8, translated to MAVIGIVFSVSWLCCLLIGGIMCSTSEGDWSPALDSNAAWLYAGSLRSLGYGNYKSQMQAQQKHLAAMSQQPQQVWYPVQMPLHQKQSAAEAQPQWQPTTVPQQVWHPAHMLKQKQPTAVPQQVWHQAHMLTHKQQTAVPQQVWHPVQMPLQQKQIPTVPQQVWHHAPMLPQPPTAVPQQVWHPAQMPQKQPTAVPQQVWHPAQMPLQQKQPTAVPQQVWHPAQMPLQQKQPTAVPQQVWHPAQMHLQQKQPTAVPQQVWHPALMPLQQKQPTAVPQQVWHPNQMLQKQPTAVPQQVWHPNQMLQKQPTAVPQQVWNPFHTLQKQPTAVPQQVWHLSQMPLHQKQPAPELQQKELTAMPQQVWHPAQFPQQKQLAPIAQQPQLVWHPAQMSKNRTATEPQQQKQPPTTSEQAWHPAQMPLQQKQPATEPQQENHLAAILQQPPLVWHPSQFPQQQKELAVEQQKELVVEPQQVRYPAQMAQQQPNPIPQQFWHVAQISQQQLAPNSQQKHYESTEDGASGSSQASIVEQSGVIPISSYSSKSHYKNGRTGVSQIGYTPREAMPVDSGNAPKDGYVSIGAPSIYPTLVKDSARKI
- the LOC112230459 gene encoding mediator of RNA polymerase II transcription subunit 15-like isoform X3 — encoded protein: MAVIGIVFSVSWLCCLLIGGIMCSTSEGDWSPALDSNAAWLYAGSLRSLGYGNYKSQMQAQQKHLAAMSQQPQQVWYPVQMPLHQKQSAAEAQPQWQPTTVPQQVWHPAHMLKQKQPTAVPQQVWHQAHMLTHKQQTAVPQQVWHPVQMPLQQKQIPTVPQQVWHHAPMLPQPPTAVPQQVWHPAQMPQKQPTAVPQQVWHPAQMPLQQKQPTAVPQQVWHPAQMPLQQKQPTAVPQQVWHPSQMPLQQKQPTAVPQQVWHPAQMPQKQPTAMPQQVWHPSQMPLQQKQPTAVPQQVWHPSQMPLQKQPTAVPQQVWHPAQMPLQQNQPTAVPQQVRHPAQMPQKQPTAMPQQVWHPAQMPLQQKHPTAVPQQVRHPAQMPQKQPTAMPQQVWNPFHTLQKQPTAVPQQVWHLSQMPLHQKQPAPELQQKELTAMPQQVWHPAQFPQQKQLAPIAQQPQLVWHPAQMSKNRTATEPQQQKQPPTTSEQAWHPAQMPLQQKQPATEPQQENHLAAILQQPPLVWHPSQFPQQQKELAVEQQKELVVEPQQVRYPAQMAQQQPNPIPQQFWHVAQISQQQLAPNSQQKHYESTEDGASGSSQASIVEQSGVIPISSYSSKSHYKNGRTGVSQIGYTPREAMPVDSGNAPKDGYVSIGAPSIYPTLVKDSARKI
- the LOC112230459 gene encoding mediator of RNA polymerase II transcription subunit 15-like isoform X4 is translated as MAVIGIVFSVSWLCCLLIGGIMCSTSEGDWSPALDSNAAWLYAGSLRSLGYGNYKSQMQAQQKHLAAMSQQPQQVWYPVQMPLHQKQSAAEAQPQWQPTTVPQQVWHPAHMLKQKQPTAVPQQVWHQAHMLTHKQQTAVPQQVWHPVQMPLQQKQIPTVPQQVWHHAPMLPQPPTAVPQQVWHPAQMPQKQPTAVPQQVWHPAQMPLQQKQPTAVPQQVWHPAQMPLQQKQPTAVPQQVWHPAQMPLQQKQPTAVPQQVWHPSQMPLQQKQPTAVPQQVWHPSQMPLQKQPTAVPQQVWHPAQMPLQQNQPTAVPQQVRHPAQMPQKQPTAMPQQVWHPAQMPLQQKHPTAVPQQVRHPAQMPQKQPTAMPQQVWNPFHTLQKQPTAVPQQVWHLSQMPLHQKQPAPELQQKELTAMPQQVWHPAQFPQQKQLAPIAQQPQLVWHPAQMSKNRTATEPQQQKQPPTTSEQAWHPAQMPLQQKQPATEPQQENHLAAILQQPPLVWHPSQFPQQQKELAVEQQKELVVEPQQVRYPAQMAQQQPNPIPQQFWHVAQISQQQLAPNSQQKHYESTEDGASGSSQASIVEQSGVIPISSYSSKSHYKNGRTGVSQIGYTPREAMPVDSGNAPKDGYVSIGAPSIYPTLVKDSARKI
- the LOC112230459 gene encoding putative mediator of RNA polymerase II transcription subunit 26 isoform X15, which codes for MAVIGIVFSVSWLCCLLIGGIMCSTSEGDWSPALDSNAAWLYAGSLRSLGYGNYKSQMQAQQKHLAAMSQQPQQVWYPVQMPLHQKQSAAEAQPQWQPTTVPQQVWHPAHMLKQKQPTAVPQQVWHQAHMLTHKQQTAVPQQVWHPVQMPLQQKQIPTVPQQVWHHAPMLPQPPTAVPQQVWHPAQMPQKQPTAVPQQVWHPAQMPLQQKQPTAVPQQVWHPAQMPLQQKQPTAVPQQVWHPNQMLQKQPTAVPKQVWHPAQMHLQQKQPTAVPQQVWNPFHTLQKQPTAVPQQVWHLSQMPLHQKQPAPELQQKELTAMPQQVWHPAQFPQQKQLAPIAQQPQLVWHPAQMSKNRTATEPQQQKQPPTTSEQAWHPAQMPLQQKQPATEPQQENHLAAILQQPPLVWHPSQFPQQQKELAVEQQKELVVEPQQVRYPAQMAQQQPNPIPQQFWHVAQISQQQLAPNSQQKHYESTEDGASGSSQASIVEQSGVIPISSYSSKSHYKNGRTGVSQIGYTPREAMPVDSGNAPKDGYVSIGAPSIYPTLVKDSARKI